In uncultured Fusobacterium sp., a genomic segment contains:
- a CDS encoding cobyric acid synthase, with protein MKHRNIMIVGTSSGAGKSITVAGLCRALTKDGLKVSPFKSQNMALNSFVTKSGLEMGRAQVVQAAACKIDPEAYMNPILLKPTTDRKIQVIVNGKSIGNMSGIEYGKFKTSLKPEIMKSYNYIKENYDISVIEGAGSPVEINIKGEDIANMKMAEMADAPVILVADIDRGGVFASIYGTIMLMPPEERARVKGVIINKFRGDVNILKPGLKEIEDLTGVPVIGVMPYSNIDIEDEDSVTERFKKLQGKKGINISVIKLRHISNFTDIDALRIVEDVNIKYITSVDEMGDEDIIVIPGTKNTIDDLKEIKDNGIATEIIKASKNGKVVIGICGGFQMMGEKIKDPYGIESEIKEIPGLGLLELETIMEKEKNTLQYEGELKDCFGILEGLDGEKVKGYEIHQGVTLGDEKKVTKDERVVAVAKGDNIFATYLHGIFDNEKVTRTILNKVREKKGIETQIEGITFDEYRERELDKLEKIFRENIDMEKIYKILGE; from the coding sequence ATGAAACATAGAAATATTATGATAGTAGGAACATCATCTGGAGCTGGTAAAAGTATAACAGTGGCAGGACTTTGTAGAGCTTTAACAAAAGATGGATTAAAAGTATCACCTTTTAAATCACAAAATATGGCTTTAAATTCTTTTGTTACAAAATCTGGATTGGAAATGGGAAGGGCTCAAGTAGTTCAAGCTGCTGCTTGTAAAATAGATCCAGAAGCTTATATGAATCCTATACTTTTAAAACCAACAACTGATAGAAAAATTCAAGTAATAGTTAATGGAAAATCTATTGGAAATATGAGTGGGATAGAATATGGCAAATTTAAAACTTCTTTAAAACCAGAAATAATGAAATCATATAATTATATTAAAGAAAATTATGATATATCTGTAATTGAGGGAGCTGGAAGTCCTGTTGAGATAAATATTAAAGGGGAAGATATCGCTAATATGAAAATGGCAGAGATGGCTGATGCCCCTGTAATATTAGTAGCTGATATAGATAGAGGAGGAGTATTTGCTTCTATATATGGGACAATTATGTTAATGCCACCTGAAGAGAGAGCTAGAGTAAAAGGTGTAATTATAAATAAGTTTAGGGGAGATGTAAATATTTTAAAACCTGGACTTAAGGAGATTGAAGATTTAACAGGTGTTCCTGTAATTGGAGTAATGCCATATAGCAATATAGATATAGAAGATGAGGATAGCGTAACAGAGAGATTTAAAAAACTTCAAGGAAAAAAAGGAATAAATATCTCTGTGATAAAACTTAGACATATATCGAATTTTACAGATATAGATGCTCTTAGAATAGTGGAAGATGTAAATATAAAATATATTACCTCTGTTGATGAGATGGGAGATGAGGATATAATAGTTATTCCAGGAACTAAAAATACCATTGATGATTTAAAAGAGATTAAAGATAATGGAATAGCTACTGAGATTATAAAAGCTTCTAAAAATGGAAAAGTTGTAATTGGAATCTGTGGTGGATTCCAAATGATGGGAGAGAAGATAAAAGATCCTTATGGAATAGAAAGTGAAATAAAAGAGATCCCAGGACTTGGATTACTTGAGTTAGAAACAATTATGGAAAAAGAAAAAAATACACTTCAATATGAAGGAGAATTAAAAGATTGTTTTGGAATTTTAGAAGGATTAGATGGAGAAAAAGTAAAAGGATATGAGATTCATCAAGGAGTTACTTTAGGAGATGAGAAAAAAGTTACTAAAGATGAAAGAGTGGTAGCAGTAGCAAAAGGGGATAATATTTTTGCAACATATCTTCATGGAATTTTTGATAATGAAAAGGTAACTAGAACAATTCTTAATAAAGTTAGAGAGAAAAAGGGAATTGAAACTCAAATAGAGGGAATTACTTTTGATGAGTATAGAGAGAGAGAGTTAGATAAATTAGAAAAGATTTTTAGAGAAAATATTGATATGGAAAAAATTTATAAAATATTAGGTGAGTAA